The Pirellulales bacterium genome window below encodes:
- a CDS encoding SulP family inorganic anion transporter, with amino-acid sequence MVKQIPIDNAKAILRHNGGLLPSRKSLLHDFMASIVVFLVALPLCMGIAVASNAPIAAGLITGVIGGLVVGVLAGAPLQVSGPAAGLSVLVYQLVHEFGLEALGFVVVIAGLVQLIAGALRLGQWFRAVSPAVVQGMLAGIGVLILASQFHVMVDDSPRASGIENLASIPESFWKGVVPGDDTTHHYAARIGVLTIIILAGWKLAAPKRLRIIPAPLVAVVAATLLADVQNLAIKFVELPGNLLQAIKLPTWESWRLIGDKGATLGEILLAGITFGFVASAETLLSVTATDRLHQGPRAKYDRELMAQGIGNVLCGCVSALPMTGVIVRSTANIDAGAKSRWSAVLHGCWILLFVSTLPHALQLIPKACLGAILVYTGYKLVAPRAAKSLLAYGKSEFLIYLTTLVLIVLADLLTGVLIGIGMSSAKLLYTFSHVKIDLRHDPAANECRLRLGGAVTFLRLPKLAETFENLPPGCALHVDISRVDYIDHACLDLLMNWQRQHEDRGGTLNIDWGQLHTKFFNGPKGRLTQVDPISLPDTRQRQAFQHS; translated from the coding sequence ATGGTGAAGCAGATTCCGATTGACAATGCGAAAGCGATATTGCGACACAACGGTGGGCTGTTGCCGTCGCGCAAGTCGCTCTTGCACGACTTCATGGCCTCGATTGTCGTCTTTCTTGTGGCGTTGCCTTTGTGTATGGGCATCGCCGTGGCCTCGAATGCGCCGATCGCGGCCGGCCTGATCACCGGCGTCATCGGCGGATTGGTGGTAGGGGTGCTCGCCGGCGCGCCGCTGCAAGTAAGCGGCCCAGCCGCCGGTTTGAGCGTGCTGGTTTATCAGCTCGTCCATGAGTTCGGCTTGGAAGCTTTGGGGTTTGTCGTCGTGATTGCGGGGCTCGTACAGTTGATCGCCGGCGCGCTGCGGCTGGGACAATGGTTTCGCGCCGTTTCGCCTGCCGTCGTGCAAGGAATGCTAGCTGGCATTGGCGTACTCATCCTGGCGAGCCAGTTTCACGTCATGGTCGACGATAGCCCGCGCGCCAGCGGTATCGAGAATCTTGCGTCGATCCCGGAGTCGTTTTGGAAAGGGGTTGTGCCCGGCGACGATACGACGCACCATTACGCTGCGCGAATCGGTGTGCTCACAATTATCATTCTCGCAGGCTGGAAGCTCGCCGCGCCGAAAAGGCTGCGGATAATTCCCGCGCCGCTCGTGGCCGTCGTTGCTGCTACGCTGCTGGCCGACGTGCAAAATCTCGCGATTAAGTTCGTCGAATTGCCAGGCAACCTGCTGCAGGCCATCAAGCTGCCGACGTGGGAAAGTTGGCGGCTGATCGGCGATAAGGGCGCTACCTTGGGGGAGATTCTGCTGGCCGGAATCACTTTTGGATTCGTCGCAAGCGCAGAAACGCTGTTGAGTGTGACCGCCACCGATCGCCTCCACCAAGGGCCGAGAGCAAAATATGATCGTGAGCTGATGGCCCAAGGGATCGGCAACGTACTTTGTGGCTGCGTGTCGGCGTTGCCCATGACCGGAGTGATTGTGCGCAGCACGGCCAACATCGATGCTGGCGCGAAGTCGCGCTGGTCGGCTGTACTACACGGTTGCTGGATCCTGCTGTTTGTCAGCACATTGCCACACGCCTTGCAGTTAATTCCGAAAGCGTGCTTGGGCGCTATTTTGGTTTATACGGGTTACAAATTGGTGGCTCCACGCGCCGCCAAGAGCTTGCTGGCTTATGGTAAGAGCGAGTTTCTGATCTATCTGACGACGCTGGTATTGATTGTCCTGGCCGATCTGCTCACAGGCGTCCTAATCGGCATCGGCATGTCGTCGGCCAAGCTGTTGTACACCTTTTCGCACGTCAAAATCGACCTCCGCCACGATCCGGCGGCGAATGAATGTCGCTTGCGGCTGGGAGGAGCGGTTACCTTCTTGCGATTGCCGAAGCTGGCCGAGACGTTCGAGAATTTGCCCCCTGGCTGCGCATTGCACGTCGATATCAGCCGCGTCGACTATATCGATCACGCCTGCCTCGACCTATTGATGAACTGGCAGCGGCAGCACGAAGACCGAGGCGGAACGCTCAACATCGACTGGGGTCAATTGCATACGAAGTTTTTTAATGGCCCAAAGGGGAGACTCACGCAAGTCGATCCGATTTCGCTGCCAGACACAAGACAGCGACAGGCATTTCAACACTCGTAG
- a CDS encoding carbonic anhydrase, with translation MLQELISGIHQFQHQIFAGERTFFEQLAEGQSPKVLFITCSDSRVNPNLITQTKPGDLFILRNIGNIVPPFTPNTADGATAAAVEYAVTQLNVDSIIVCGHSRCGAVEGLLNKEGLKTMPSVAGWLAHGESARRIVEENYKTLTNEQRLNIAVQENVLCQAENLRTHPAVAVRTSRGNLQIHAWVYKLETGQVFAYSPEVGQFTSVGECQPTPVNGRRLDAVAI, from the coding sequence ATGTTACAAGAACTTATATCCGGAATTCATCAATTTCAGCATCAAATTTTTGCCGGTGAGCGGACATTTTTCGAACAGTTGGCCGAGGGGCAAAGCCCCAAGGTGCTGTTCATTACCTGCTCCGATTCCCGCGTAAACCCCAATCTCATCACGCAAACCAAACCGGGCGACCTGTTCATCCTGCGGAACATTGGCAACATTGTTCCGCCCTTTACGCCCAATACCGCCGATGGCGCGACGGCGGCGGCCGTCGAATACGCCGTCACGCAATTGAATGTCGATTCGATTATCGTCTGCGGTCATTCGCGCTGCGGCGCCGTCGAAGGGCTGCTTAACAAGGAGGGGCTGAAGACCATGCCCAGCGTCGCCGGCTGGCTGGCCCACGGCGAAAGCGCGCGGCGTATTGTCGAGGAAAATTACAAGACGCTGACGAACGAGCAGCGTTTGAATATCGCCGTCCAAGAGAATGTGCTCTGTCAAGCGGAAAACTTGCGCACTCATCCGGCGGTTGCGGTGCGAACGTCGCGCGGCAACCTGCAGATTCATGCTTGGGTCTACAAGCTCGAGACCGGGCAAGTGTTCGCTTATAGCCCCGAAGTCGGCCAGTTCACGTCGGTGGGCGAATGCCAGCCGACACCGGTCAACGGGCGGCGACTCGATGCCGTTGCGATCTGA
- a CDS encoding SDR family NAD(P)-dependent oxidoreductase, translating into MPSFSKIDPRQTMTPGVTPSTADLLATAALAEPLPNIAAIPSSAEQSRKSYWTGKVAIVTGGSSGFGRSLAAAFARSGAHVVISARSYEALESAADELRRFGTQILAVPADITQNNQVESLVEHTIRHFGRLDVLVNNAGRSARGTAIDVSPEEFNQLLDLNFLGAVRCTRAAMPHLLRSRGHLVNIGSLSGKSASRYVGAYAATKFALAAYTQQLRLELSPQGVHVMLVSSGPIERRDAGQRYSDRLQGLPAQAAKPGAGVRINPINPDKLSRAILVACRRRQPELIFPAMAGLFFAVLQLFPRLGDWLVRRMT; encoded by the coding sequence TTGCCCTCCTTCTCCAAAATTGACCCGCGGCAGACTATGACACCGGGTGTTACACCCTCAACCGCCGATCTACTGGCGACGGCTGCGTTGGCTGAGCCGTTGCCGAATATTGCGGCAATTCCCAGCAGTGCCGAGCAATCGCGGAAATCATATTGGACCGGAAAGGTCGCAATCGTCACCGGCGGATCAAGCGGATTCGGCCGGTCGCTGGCCGCGGCATTTGCCAGGTCGGGCGCCCATGTGGTGATTTCCGCGAGGTCATACGAGGCGTTGGAATCGGCTGCGGACGAGCTTCGGAGATTTGGCACACAAATCCTGGCTGTCCCAGCCGACATTACGCAGAACAATCAAGTGGAATCGCTAGTCGAACACACGATTCGTCATTTCGGCCGACTCGACGTGCTGGTGAATAACGCCGGCCGTTCAGCGCGTGGCACAGCGATCGACGTTTCGCCTGAGGAATTCAATCAGCTCTTGGATCTGAATTTCCTCGGCGCTGTGCGCTGTACGCGAGCTGCGATGCCTCATTTACTGCGAAGCCGTGGGCACTTGGTAAATATCGGATCGTTGTCGGGAAAATCGGCCAGCCGCTATGTTGGCGCATACGCGGCAACCAAGTTTGCGTTAGCCGCTTACACGCAGCAATTGCGGCTGGAGCTATCGCCGCAGGGAGTACATGTGATGTTGGTTTCGTCTGGGCCGATCGAGCGCCGCGATGCTGGCCAGCGATATTCCGATCGACTGCAAGGGCTTCCTGCTCAAGCCGCTAAACCTGGCGCTGGAGTGCGCATCAATCCAATCAACCCCGATAAGCTCTCCCGCGCGATCCTTGTCGCCTGCCGACGACGTCAACCTGAATTGATTTTTCCGGCAATGGCAGGGCTGTTCTTTGCGGTACTCCAGCTTTTCCCGCGGCTCGGCGATTGGCTGGTGCGTCGAATGACCTAA
- a CDS encoding DNA integrity scanning protein DisA nucleotide-binding domain protein has product MKTQKLTSQFQSIIDLAAQLAAVVSADALLILLEGQTEWGRLRAACGDQRVLLAADFPAELDGAREAGFPTVVLNMADSPVYEKLTQALLESVADDILAPGARVVAIYSGFEAETIDSISVIHLGEHLGRLTVADLRQLETKVPLDTLKVVVDLAVEIGREGREGKPVGTLFVVGDTRKVMATSHALVFDPVRGYGRKERNLFDPKVREGIKEIAQMDGAFVVAPDGTVEAASRYVDASAESITLSKGLGARHWAAAAISRKTKAVAVAVSESTGTVRIFQNGEVILRVEPFRRAMKWKDFEYEPPPLD; this is encoded by the coding sequence ATGAAAACGCAGAAGCTAACCTCGCAATTCCAGAGCATCATCGACTTGGCGGCCCAACTTGCCGCCGTGGTTTCCGCCGATGCGCTGTTGATCTTGCTCGAAGGCCAAACAGAATGGGGCCGACTGCGCGCAGCGTGCGGCGATCAGCGCGTGCTCTTGGCCGCAGATTTTCCCGCGGAACTCGACGGGGCGCGCGAGGCTGGTTTTCCGACGGTCGTGCTCAATATGGCCGACAGCCCAGTGTACGAAAAGCTGACTCAGGCGCTGCTGGAAAGCGTGGCCGACGATATTCTTGCTCCGGGCGCGAGGGTCGTGGCCATTTACAGCGGCTTTGAAGCCGAAACGATCGATTCGATCAGCGTCATTCATCTTGGCGAGCACTTAGGACGTTTGACGGTAGCCGACCTTCGGCAACTCGAAACTAAAGTGCCACTTGACACCTTGAAAGTGGTCGTGGATTTGGCCGTCGAAATTGGCCGCGAAGGGCGAGAAGGCAAACCAGTCGGCACCTTGTTTGTGGTTGGCGATACGCGCAAAGTAATGGCGACGAGCCATGCACTGGTGTTTGATCCGGTGCGCGGCTACGGCCGCAAAGAACGCAACTTGTTCGACCCCAAGGTGCGCGAAGGCATTAAAGAAATCGCACAAATGGACGGCGCGTTCGTCGTTGCTCCCGACGGCACCGTCGAAGCAGCGTCACGCTATGTCGATGCCTCCGCGGAAAGTATCACGCTTTCCAAGGGGCTGGGCGCACGGCACTGGGCGGCGGCCGCGATTTCGCGCAAGACGAAGGCGGTGGCCGTGGCTGTAAGCGAATCCACGGGTACGGTCCGGATTTTTCAAAACGGGGAAGTGATTTTGCGCGTCGAACCATTCCGCCGGGCGATGAAGTGGAAAGATTTTGAGTACGAACCGCCCCCGCTGGATTAG
- the floA gene encoding flotillin-like protein FloA (flotillin-like protein involved in membrane lipid rafts) — protein sequence MDNEIMTIITIVGIIVLLIVFLVGFAVFARYFRLWIQSVTTGAGIGIFDLLGMTFRKVNPAVIVRSKIMAVQAGLGEDTGITSRALEAHYLAGGKVPLVIRAIIAASKAKTIKLDYKLATAIDLAGRDVLEAVKTSVYPKVIDCPARGSGKESLDAVAKNGIQLKVKARVTVRTNLNQLIGGATEETIIARVGEGIVSAIGSANSHMDVLAQPDRISKAVLARRLDSQTAFEIVSIDIADIMVGDNIGARLQADRAEADMRLARAKAEERRAMAVALEQENIASIEGARAGLVAAEAEVPKAIASAFRDGVLGILDYYKLRNIQADTEMRRSISGVTTTATPT from the coding sequence ATTGATAACGAAATAATGACGATTATCACGATCGTCGGCATCATCGTACTGTTGATTGTTTTCTTAGTCGGCTTCGCGGTCTTCGCGCGGTACTTTCGTTTGTGGATTCAATCGGTGACGACCGGCGCAGGAATTGGAATTTTCGACTTGCTCGGAATGACATTTCGCAAAGTAAACCCTGCGGTGATCGTGCGCAGCAAGATTATGGCCGTACAAGCAGGGCTGGGCGAAGACACCGGCATTACAAGCAGGGCCCTCGAGGCGCATTATCTGGCGGGCGGCAAGGTACCTCTAGTGATTCGCGCGATCATTGCCGCGAGCAAAGCGAAAACGATCAAGCTCGATTACAAACTGGCTACCGCGATCGATTTGGCGGGGCGCGATGTGCTCGAAGCCGTGAAAACCAGCGTCTATCCGAAAGTGATCGACTGTCCCGCGCGCGGCTCGGGCAAAGAGTCGCTTGACGCGGTCGCCAAGAATGGGATTCAGCTCAAGGTAAAAGCCCGAGTGACTGTGCGGACAAATTTGAATCAATTGATTGGCGGCGCCACCGAGGAAACGATCATCGCCCGCGTCGGCGAAGGTATCGTCAGCGCCATCGGCTCGGCGAATTCTCACATGGACGTCCTCGCCCAACCCGACCGCATCTCGAAAGCCGTGTTGGCCCGGCGGCTCGATTCGCAAACGGCGTTCGAAATCGTCTCAATCGATATTGCCGACATCATGGTAGGAGACAATATTGGCGCCCGCTTGCAAGCCGATCGCGCCGAAGCGGACATGCGCTTGGCCCGCGCCAAGGCCGAAGAACGCCGTGCCATGGCTGTCGCGCTCGAGCAGGAAAATATTGCCTCGATCGAAGGCGCCCGTGCTGGGCTAGTGGCGGCCGAAGCCGAAGTACCCAAAGCCATTGCCTCGGCATTCCGCGATGGGGTATTGGGAATACTCGATTATTACAAACTTCGCAACATCCAAGCCGACACCGAAATGCGTCGCAGCATTTCCGGCGTCACCACCACCGCGACGCCGACCTGA
- a CDS encoding NAD(P)-dependent oxidoreductase — protein MSLSPAIPGTTRLGWIGAGVMGRSMCGHLIDRGFAMTVYNRTKDKAGALVAKGAKWAESPKAVAEQSDVVFSIVGFPADVREVMLGKQGALAGSNPGTALVDMTTSEPQLAIEIAEQAKTKHVHAVDAPVSGGDIGAREARLSIMIGGEREIVDSLATCWEAMGKTVVYQGPSGAGQHTKMVNQILIATGMIGVCEALLYGFKSGLNLETVMQSVSSGAAGSWSLSNYGPRIMAGNFDPGFFVEHFIKDMGIALEESKRMNLSLPGLALAHQLYIALKAQGHGRDGTHSLMLALASLSNIDWKNHC, from the coding sequence ATGTCTCTTTCCCCCGCTATTCCTGGCACGACTCGGCTCGGCTGGATTGGCGCAGGTGTCATGGGCCGCAGTATGTGCGGACACTTGATCGATCGCGGCTTCGCCATGACGGTCTACAACCGCACGAAAGACAAAGCCGGAGCGCTTGTCGCAAAAGGCGCTAAATGGGCCGAGTCTCCCAAAGCCGTTGCCGAACAATCCGACGTTGTTTTCAGTATCGTCGGATTTCCAGCCGATGTGCGCGAAGTCATGCTTGGCAAACAAGGGGCGCTCGCCGGGAGCAATCCCGGAACGGCCCTCGTCGACATGACCACTAGTGAGCCGCAGCTTGCCATCGAGATCGCCGAACAAGCCAAGACCAAACATGTTCATGCCGTCGATGCCCCAGTCTCTGGCGGCGACATCGGCGCCCGTGAAGCTCGCCTGTCGATCATGATCGGTGGCGAAAGGGAAATCGTCGATTCACTCGCCACCTGCTGGGAAGCGATGGGAAAGACCGTCGTTTATCAAGGCCCCTCAGGCGCTGGACAGCACACCAAGATGGTTAATCAAATTCTGATCGCCACCGGCATGATCGGCGTTTGCGAAGCGCTGCTCTATGGATTCAAATCCGGCCTGAATTTAGAGACGGTCATGCAGTCGGTCTCGTCTGGGGCAGCCGGCAGTTGGTCGCTGTCGAACTACGGTCCGCGGATCATGGCCGGGAACTTTGACCCCGGTTTTTTCGTTGAACACTTTATTAAAGATATGGGCATCGCGCTCGAAGAATCGAAACGAATGAATCTTTCCCTGCCCGGTTTGGCGCTGGCCCACCAGCTCTATATTGCCCTGAAAGCCCAAGGGCACGGCCGCGACGGAACCCATTCGCTCATGCTGGCGCTGGCTTCGCTGTCGAATATCGACTGGAAAAATCACTGTTAG
- the selD gene encoding selenide, water dikinase SelD has product MSSAIRLTQFAKRAGCAAKQPPGYLLSLLDMLPEITDPNVIIGNATADDAGVYQLTDDLALVLTTDFFTPIVDRPYDFGAIAAANALSDVYAMGGTPIAALSIVGFPDAVLPPEVLVEILRGASEKAAEAGIAIVGGHTIKSEEPIFGLAVVGKVLPQRVLSNAGAKHGDALILTKPLGLGIITTAAKNSEDHLGAIDEAIRIMTTLNRVAGEEIARSGAHALTDVTGFGLLGHLRNMVVASNVCARVYLDRIPVLSAAREYVKHGISPGGTHANHRFLADWVNYADGVTKADQLILSDAQTSGGLLAAAAPEKSEALVAALRSRGVREAITIGRIESGLPSRIFVDRSKSE; this is encoded by the coding sequence ATGTCCTCAGCAATCCGCCTCACCCAATTCGCCAAACGTGCCGGTTGCGCTGCCAAGCAGCCCCCTGGCTATCTGCTTTCTCTATTGGACATGCTGCCGGAAATCACCGACCCAAATGTGATCATCGGCAATGCCACCGCCGATGACGCCGGGGTCTATCAACTGACCGACGATTTAGCGCTCGTCCTTACGACCGACTTTTTTACACCGATCGTCGATCGCCCCTACGATTTCGGCGCGATCGCCGCCGCGAATGCCCTTAGCGATGTATACGCGATGGGTGGCACGCCGATCGCGGCCTTGAGCATCGTCGGCTTTCCCGATGCAGTGTTGCCGCCGGAAGTGCTCGTCGAAATCTTGCGCGGAGCAAGCGAAAAAGCCGCCGAGGCGGGCATTGCGATTGTTGGCGGGCATACAATCAAATCGGAAGAACCGATTTTTGGATTGGCAGTCGTCGGCAAAGTTTTGCCGCAACGTGTTTTGTCGAATGCCGGCGCCAAGCACGGCGATGCGCTTATTCTCACGAAGCCACTGGGGCTGGGAATCATTACGACGGCCGCCAAGAACAGTGAAGACCATCTCGGTGCAATAGACGAAGCGATTCGCATCATGACAACGCTGAATCGCGTTGCCGGGGAAGAAATTGCCCGGAGCGGGGCGCACGCTCTTACCGATGTCACCGGCTTTGGCCTGCTCGGCCATTTGCGGAACATGGTTGTGGCGAGCAACGTATGCGCGCGGGTTTATCTCGACCGCATACCTGTGCTGTCTGCAGCTAGAGAGTATGTGAAGCATGGAATTTCACCCGGCGGAACACACGCCAACCATCGATTTTTAGCGGATTGGGTGAACTATGCCGACGGCGTAACCAAAGCCGATCAGTTGATTTTGTCAGATGCACAAACATCCGGCGGGCTTTTGGCGGCGGCGGCGCCTGAAAAATCTGAGGCGTTGGTCGCGGCGCTCCGTTCCCGCGGCGTAAGAGAGGCAATAACGATTGGGAGAATTGAATCGGGACTGCCGAGCCGCATTTTTGTCGATCGCTCCAAATCGGAATAA
- a CDS encoding formylmethanofuran dehydrogenase subunit B yields the protein MGGKVTCTLGEVKQRADFIVYWGGNPAECHPRHFTKYTIMQKSKFLPRGRKDRTMVLVDIRETKSAKAADIFLQVRPGKDFELITILRALVKGRRVTDEAIAETGIPRDTLEDLIRRMKAAKFGCMFFGMGLSMTRGKHMNSAALLTLAAEMNAFTKFVAMPMRGHGNVTGADVIMRWQTGFPFGISFSRGYPRYNPGEFSTVDILVRGDCDAAFIIGADPGGTMPQPAIDHLKRIPTIVLDPHITHTSRLARVHITTAPQGIAAPGTAYRMDEIPLPLKPALKSPYPTDEEVVRRINEAIAELPFWIPDDGRPQMIMTTG from the coding sequence TTGGGTGGCAAGGTAACGTGTACGCTCGGCGAAGTGAAGCAGCGAGCGGATTTCATCGTCTACTGGGGCGGAAACCCCGCCGAGTGCCATCCGCGGCATTTCACCAAGTACACGATCATGCAGAAGAGCAAGTTTCTGCCGCGTGGCCGCAAAGACCGTACGATGGTGCTGGTGGACATTCGCGAGACGAAGAGCGCCAAGGCCGCTGATATTTTTCTTCAAGTCCGCCCTGGCAAAGATTTCGAGCTGATCACGATATTGCGGGCATTGGTCAAAGGCCGGCGAGTGACCGATGAGGCCATCGCCGAAACCGGTATTCCGCGAGATACGCTCGAAGATCTAATTCGCCGGATGAAAGCCGCCAAATTCGGCTGTATGTTCTTCGGCATGGGCCTGTCGATGACGCGCGGCAAGCATATGAATAGTGCTGCGCTACTGACGCTCGCTGCCGAGATGAATGCATTCACCAAGTTCGTCGCCATGCCCATGCGTGGCCACGGCAATGTAACCGGAGCCGACGTGATCATGCGTTGGCAGACGGGCTTCCCATTCGGCATTTCGTTCAGCCGCGGCTACCCGAGGTATAACCCCGGCGAGTTTTCGACGGTCGATATATTGGTCCGCGGCGACTGCGACGCCGCCTTCATCATTGGTGCTGACCCTGGTGGAACGATGCCGCAACCAGCAATCGATCACTTGAAGCGCATTCCGACAATCGTGCTCGACCCACACATCACGCATACCAGCCGATTGGCTCGCGTTCATATTACGACCGCGCCACAAGGCATTGCCGCGCCGGGAACGGCCTATCGAATGGACGAGATTCCCCTACCGCTGAAGCCCGCCTTGAAGTCACCTTATCCGACCGATGAAGAGGTCGTCCGCCGCATCAATGAAGCGATTGCCGAATTGCCGTTCTGGATTCCTGACGACGGTCGGCCGCAAATGATCATGACCACCGGATAA